A genomic window from Streptomyces sp. MST-110588 includes:
- a CDS encoding GNAT family N-acetyltransferase: protein MIDTIALDEDHEISTDPDRLDAELVHHWLTTDTYWATRRSRERQDRAIAASLNFGVYERASGHQVGYARVVTDHVTFAWLCDVYIAPRARGRGLGTALAARVRDHLEPYGLRRIMLITGDAHGVYAKAGFEPLPQPEAFMNLDLSEADYRAP, encoded by the coding sequence ATGATCGACACCATCGCCCTCGACGAGGACCACGAGATATCCACCGACCCCGATCGCCTGGACGCGGAGCTGGTGCACCACTGGCTCACCACGGACACCTACTGGGCCACCCGCCGCTCCCGGGAACGGCAGGACCGGGCCATCGCCGCATCGCTCAACTTCGGCGTCTACGAGCGGGCTTCGGGCCACCAGGTCGGCTACGCCCGGGTCGTCACCGATCACGTCACCTTCGCCTGGCTGTGCGACGTCTACATCGCCCCCCGCGCCCGGGGCAGGGGACTGGGTACGGCACTGGCGGCGCGGGTCCGCGACCATCTGGAGCCGTACGGGCTGCGCCGCATCATGCTGATCACCGGCGACGCCCACGGCGTGTACGCCAAAGCGGGCTTCGAACCGCTGCCACAGCCCGAGGCGTTCATGAACCTCGACCTCAGCGAAGCCGACTACCGCGCACCGTAA
- the pheS gene encoding phenylalanine--tRNA ligase subunit alpha, whose amino-acid sequence MSAPNKSYDPVEVEALKPEEIARVRDEALAAVAAAGDLEALREVKVAHTGDRSPLALANREIGALPPHAKADAGKRVGQARGQVNQALKARQEELEAERDARVLVEEAVDVTLPYDRLPAGARHPLTTLSERIEDIFVAMGYEVAEGPEVESEWLNFDALNLSPDHPARTTHDTFFVENDAAGTDQTGVVLRTHTSPVQIRTMLDREPPLYVICPGRVYRTDELDATHTPVFTQVELLAVDEGLTMADLKGTLDHMVRALFGEGMQTRLRPNYFPFTEPSAEMDMVCYVCRGASVGNPDRPCRTCSSEGWIELGGCGMVNPRVLTACGVDPEKYSGFAFGFGIERMLMFRHNVEDMRDMVEGDVRFTRPFGMEI is encoded by the coding sequence ATGTCCGCACCCAATAAGTCGTACGACCCTGTCGAGGTCGAGGCACTGAAACCGGAAGAGATCGCCCGCGTGCGGGACGAGGCGCTCGCCGCCGTCGCCGCCGCCGGCGATCTTGAGGCGCTGCGCGAGGTGAAGGTCGCCCACACCGGCGACCGCTCCCCGCTCGCGCTGGCCAACCGCGAGATCGGCGCCCTGCCACCGCACGCCAAGGCGGACGCCGGCAAGCGCGTCGGCCAGGCCCGCGGCCAGGTCAACCAGGCGCTCAAGGCGCGCCAGGAAGAGCTGGAGGCCGAGCGCGACGCCCGGGTCCTGGTCGAGGAGGCGGTCGACGTCACGCTGCCGTACGACCGCCTCCCGGCCGGCGCCCGGCACCCGCTGACGACCCTGTCCGAGCGGATCGAGGACATCTTCGTGGCCATGGGCTACGAGGTCGCCGAGGGCCCCGAGGTCGAGTCCGAGTGGCTGAACTTCGACGCGCTCAACCTCTCGCCGGACCACCCGGCCCGCACCACCCACGACACCTTCTTCGTCGAGAACGACGCGGCGGGCACCGACCAGACCGGCGTGGTGCTGCGCACCCACACCTCGCCCGTACAGATCCGTACGATGCTCGACCGCGAGCCGCCGCTGTACGTGATCTGCCCCGGCCGCGTCTACCGCACCGACGAGCTGGACGCCACCCACACCCCGGTCTTCACCCAGGTCGAGCTGCTGGCCGTCGACGAGGGCCTGACCATGGCGGACCTCAAGGGCACCCTGGACCACATGGTCCGCGCCCTGTTCGGCGAGGGGATGCAGACCCGGCTGCGGCCGAACTACTTCCCCTTCACCGAGCCGTCCGCCGAGATGGACATGGTCTGTTACGTCTGCCGCGGCGCGTCCGTCGGCAACCCGGACCGCCCCTGCCGCACCTGCTCCAGCGAGGGCTGGATCGAGCTGGGCGGCTGCGGCATGGTCAACCCGCGGGTCCTGACGGCCTGCGGCGTCGACCCGGAGAAGTACAGCGGATTCGCCTTCGGGTTCGGCATCGAACGGATGCTGATGTTCCGCCACAACGTCGAGGACATGCGAGACATGGTCGAGGGTGACGTGCGCTTCACCCGGCCGTTCGGGATGGAGATCTGA
- a CDS encoding PAS domain-containing sensor histidine kinase: MDVRTSGTTVAADTCPPGVSAESHAPGASVASETPGDSGGPGDSAGPGDSGVPPAPDAPPAPGVRGCFADLGLDPDDLPDGLVVADETGRVICFNAAAARITDIAPQDALGRPLERALPLQDIEGRRWWQLTDPYGGLSIRSGQPERNLLLGGREVLVSARYVRSRPNGPVRRVVIAVRGTEARRRTELSHAELIATVAHELRSPLTSVKGFTATLLQKWERFTDDQKRLMLETVDADANRVTRLIAELLDISRIDSGRLEVRRQRIDMAAAVRRHVQAQTTAGQKPDRFLIKMREPLPELWADPDKIDQVLGNLLENAVRHGEGTVTIEVGPSPSGTGPEGTTVTVSDEGPGIPEESMSRVFTRFWRGSKRGGTGLGLYIVKGIVEAHGGTITVGRALAGGARFRFSLPVGTPAFMA; this comes from the coding sequence ATGGATGTGAGGACTTCCGGCACCACGGTCGCCGCTGACACCTGCCCGCCCGGCGTCTCCGCCGAATCCCACGCCCCAGGAGCCTCGGTGGCCTCGGAAACCCCAGGCGACTCGGGCGGCCCGGGCGACTCGGCTGGCCCTGGCGACTCGGGCGTCCCACCGGCCCCGGACGCCCCACCGGCCCCGGGCGTCCGGGGCTGCTTCGCCGATCTCGGTCTGGACCCCGACGATCTCCCCGACGGCCTGGTCGTCGCCGACGAGACCGGCCGCGTCATCTGCTTCAACGCCGCCGCCGCCCGCATCACGGACATCGCCCCCCAGGACGCCCTCGGCCGTCCCCTGGAGCGGGCCCTGCCGCTCCAGGACATCGAGGGCCGCCGCTGGTGGCAGCTCACCGACCCCTACGGCGGCCTGTCCATCCGCAGCGGCCAACCGGAGCGGAACCTGCTGCTCGGCGGCCGTGAGGTGCTGGTCTCGGCGCGCTACGTACGCAGCCGGCCGAACGGCCCCGTACGCCGCGTGGTGATCGCCGTACGTGGCACCGAGGCCCGGCGCCGCACCGAACTCAGCCACGCCGAGCTGATCGCCACCGTCGCCCACGAGCTGCGCTCGCCGCTGACGTCCGTGAAGGGCTTCACCGCCACCCTCCTGCAGAAGTGGGAGCGCTTCACCGACGACCAGAAGCGGCTGATGCTGGAGACCGTGGACGCCGACGCCAACCGCGTCACCCGGCTGATCGCCGAGCTGCTGGACATCTCCCGGATCGACTCGGGCCGGCTGGAGGTACGGCGCCAGCGGATCGACATGGCCGCGGCCGTCCGCCGCCACGTCCAGGCGCAGACCACCGCGGGACAGAAACCGGACCGCTTCCTGATCAAGATGCGCGAACCGCTGCCCGAACTGTGGGCCGATCCGGACAAGATCGACCAGGTCCTGGGCAACCTGTTGGAAAATGCGGTGCGCCATGGCGAGGGAACCGTCACCATTGAGGTCGGACCGTCACCGAGCGGCACCGGCCCGGAAGGAACGACCGTCACCGTGAGCGACGAAGGCCCCGGCATCCCCGAGGAGTCGATGAGCCGCGTCTTCACCCGCTTCTGGCGGGGCAGCAAGCGCGGTGGCACCGGCCTGGGCCTGTACATCGTCAAGGGCATCGTCGAGGCCCACGGCGGCACGATCACGGTCGGCCGGGCCCTCGCCGGCGGCGCCCGGTTCCGATTTAGCCTGCCCGTCGGGACCCCGGCCTTCATGGCCTGA
- a CDS encoding SRPBCC family protein — MQKLELTQAPAASASMIIRKPPEEVLEAFADPSVTTRFWYSRSSGRMVPGAELRWEWETYGASVQVRVEAVEEGRLIRFQWGNYEQPTLVELKFTPQASNATFVEVTETGFQGSGDDAVRWVNDTVGGFTTVLCALKALLEHGIELGAVADHHPV; from the coding sequence ATGCAGAAACTGGAGCTGACCCAAGCCCCTGCCGCCTCCGCTTCCATGATCATTCGTAAGCCGCCGGAAGAGGTGCTCGAAGCCTTCGCCGATCCGTCCGTCACGACGCGGTTCTGGTACAGCAGGAGCAGCGGAAGGATGGTTCCGGGAGCCGAGCTGCGCTGGGAGTGGGAGACGTACGGCGCGTCCGTCCAGGTCCGGGTCGAGGCGGTGGAGGAAGGCCGGCTGATCCGCTTCCAGTGGGGCAATTACGAGCAGCCGACCCTGGTCGAACTGAAGTTCACCCCGCAGGCGTCGAACGCCACGTTCGTGGAGGTCACCGAGACGGGTTTCCAGGGGTCGGGGGACGACGCCGTCCGCTGGGTCAACGACACCGTCGGCGGCTTCACCACTGTGCTGTGCGCACTGAAGGCCCTGCTTGAGCACGGCATCGAACTCGGCGCCGTCGCCGACCACCATCCGGTCTGA
- a CDS encoding NUDIX hydrolase — protein sequence MRWKNLREQTVYENRWFRVNLADVELPDGRHLDHYLIRLRPVAVATVVNRANEVLLLWRHRFITDNWGWELAAGVVEDGEDIAVAAAREMEEETGWRPGPLRHLLSVEPSNGLTDARHHIYWSDEGRYVGHPQDDFESDKREWVPLKLVPDLVAKGEVPAANMAAALLLLHHIRLG from the coding sequence GTGCGTTGGAAGAATCTCAGGGAGCAGACCGTGTACGAGAACCGCTGGTTCCGGGTCAATCTCGCCGATGTCGAACTCCCCGACGGCCGTCATCTGGATCACTATCTGATCCGGCTGCGGCCCGTTGCCGTGGCCACGGTGGTCAACCGGGCCAACGAGGTGCTGCTGCTGTGGCGGCACCGCTTCATCACCGACAACTGGGGATGGGAGCTGGCCGCGGGGGTGGTCGAGGACGGCGAGGACATCGCGGTCGCGGCAGCCCGTGAGATGGAGGAGGAGACCGGGTGGCGTCCCGGTCCCCTCCGGCACCTCCTCTCCGTGGAGCCGTCCAACGGGCTCACCGATGCCCGGCACCACATCTACTGGTCCGACGAGGGCCGGTACGTAGGTCATCCACAGGACGACTTCGAGTCCGACAAACGGGAGTGGGTTCCTCTCAAACTCGTGCCGGACCTGGTGGCGAAGGGGGAGGTGCCGGCCGCCAACATGGCGGCTGCACTGCTGCTCCTGCACCACATACGGCTGGGCTGA
- a CDS encoding DUF1918 domain-containing protein, whose protein sequence is MHASVGDRLLVHGRIVGQHDRTAEIIEVLGADGTPPYRVRFEDGHETVMSPGPDTVVRPFPAEEA, encoded by the coding sequence ATGCATGCGAGTGTGGGAGACCGACTGCTGGTGCACGGCAGGATCGTGGGGCAGCACGACCGGACCGCCGAGATCATCGAGGTCCTGGGGGCGGACGGCACCCCGCCGTACCGGGTCCGTTTCGAGGACGGCCACGAGACCGTGATGTCGCCGGGGCCGGACACGGTCGTACGTCCCTTCCCCGCCGAAGAGGCATAG
- a CDS encoding alpha-glucosidase/alpha-galactosidase gives MTDAPGSTPAGTVPPTPHRSDGPAGTTRPARASGEVKIAFVGAGSVVFTQGLLADLLAFPELARARITLHDIDPERLATAEAAARHIASVRGAAPKITAHLDRRAALEDADFVINTVQVGMDEATRTDFAVPARYGLRQTIGDTLGIGGIFRALRTFPLLRALGEDIAEVCPDAWLLNYTNPMAMNVMYLTRATGLRRVVGLCHSVYWTVHDLCELLGVPFEEVSYLAAGVNHQAWLLRWERAGRSLYPLLDEAIAKDPQLRRRVRVDMYRRLGHYPTETSEHSSEYVPWYLRHDSEVARLRLPVGAYLDIVQENTAAYEKTRAALAAGTPLPVEGTTEYAPQIIHSIVTGTPRTVYGNVPNRGLVDNLPASAVVEVPCLVDSLGVQPTRVGALPPQCAALNRTYVSTGDLVVRAATEGDPRHIRHAAMIDPATAAALPVERIWDLCDDLVRAHADLLPPELRAVLGH, from the coding sequence ATGACCGACGCGCCCGGCAGCACCCCCGCGGGCACCGTGCCGCCCACACCCCACCGATCCGACGGTCCTGCCGGGACCACCCGCCCGGCCCGCGCGTCCGGCGAGGTGAAGATCGCCTTCGTGGGCGCGGGCAGCGTGGTGTTCACCCAGGGGCTGCTGGCCGACCTGCTGGCCTTCCCCGAACTGGCCCGCGCCCGGATAACCCTGCACGACATCGACCCCGAACGGCTCGCCACCGCCGAGGCCGCCGCCCGGCACATCGCCTCGGTGCGCGGCGCCGCGCCGAAGATCACCGCCCACCTCGACCGGCGCGCCGCCCTGGAGGACGCGGACTTCGTCATCAACACCGTCCAGGTCGGCATGGACGAGGCCACCCGTACCGACTTCGCCGTCCCCGCCCGCTACGGCCTGCGCCAGACCATCGGTGACACCCTCGGCATCGGCGGCATCTTCCGCGCGCTGCGCACCTTCCCGCTGCTGCGCGCGCTGGGCGAGGACATCGCCGAAGTCTGCCCGGACGCCTGGCTGCTGAACTACACCAACCCGATGGCGATGAACGTGATGTACCTGACCCGGGCCACCGGGCTGCGCCGGGTCGTGGGCCTGTGCCACTCGGTGTACTGGACCGTGCACGACCTCTGCGAGCTGCTCGGCGTCCCGTTCGAGGAGGTCTCCTATCTGGCCGCCGGCGTCAATCACCAGGCGTGGCTGCTGCGCTGGGAGCGCGCCGGGCGCAGTCTGTACCCGCTGCTGGACGAGGCGATCGCCAAGGACCCCCAACTGCGCCGCCGGGTCCGGGTGGACATGTACCGCCGGCTGGGCCACTACCCGACCGAGACCAGCGAGCACTCCTCGGAGTACGTCCCCTGGTACCTCCGTCACGACAGCGAGGTGGCGCGGCTGCGGCTGCCGGTCGGCGCGTACCTGGACATCGTCCAGGAGAACACCGCCGCGTACGAGAAGACCCGGGCCGCACTCGCCGCAGGCACCCCGCTGCCGGTGGAGGGCACCACGGAGTACGCGCCGCAGATCATCCACAGCATCGTCACCGGCACCCCGCGGACGGTCTACGGCAATGTGCCCAACCGGGGCCTGGTGGACAATCTGCCCGCCTCCGCGGTGGTCGAGGTGCCGTGCCTGGTGGACTCCCTGGGGGTGCAGCCCACCCGGGTCGGCGCGCTGCCCCCGCAGTGCGCGGCGCTGAACCGTACGTACGTCAGTACGGGCGACCTGGTGGTACGCGCCGCCACCGAGGGCGATCCGCGGCACATCCGGCACGCGGCCATGATCGACCCGGCCACCGCCGCCGCACTGCCGGTGGAACGCATCTGGGACCTGTGCGACGACCTCGTACGGGCGCACGCGGACCTCCTCCCGCCGGAACTGCGCGCCGTACTGGGGCACTGA
- a CDS encoding sugar ABC transporter permease yields the protein MPALSLRLRESATAWGFISPSVVIILGLSVVPVIWSFLLSLRADDLVTPGRWVGWDNYHALTRDPGFRTAVRNTLVYAGLYVPLSLVGGLALALALNRRIRLIGLYRTLIFVPFVVSAAAQGVLFSFILDPEFGAANSLLHALGISPQGFLTDPDQALFLLVLVSLWSGVGFCVVIYLAALQDVPPELVESARLDGAGRLRMLWHITLPALTPVSVFLLLWQFITALQVFDLVYVTTKGGPLGSTTVVVYFVWEQAFQMFTAGYGAAAAYVLAVALLLAGAVLHLYRRRHARATGQGAVR from the coding sequence GGGAGTCCGCCACCGCCTGGGGCTTCATCAGCCCTTCGGTGGTCATCATCCTCGGGCTGAGCGTCGTCCCCGTCATCTGGTCGTTCCTGCTGTCGCTGCGCGCCGACGACTTGGTGACGCCGGGCCGGTGGGTCGGCTGGGACAACTACCATGCGCTGACGCGGGACCCCGGCTTCCGTACGGCCGTACGCAACACGCTGGTGTACGCCGGGCTGTACGTACCGCTGAGCCTGGTCGGCGGACTGGCGCTGGCCCTGGCGCTCAACCGCCGCATCCGCCTCATCGGCCTGTACCGTACGCTGATCTTCGTCCCCTTCGTCGTCTCCGCCGCGGCCCAGGGCGTCCTGTTCTCCTTCATCCTCGACCCGGAGTTCGGCGCGGCCAACTCCCTCCTGCACGCGCTGGGCATCTCCCCGCAGGGATTCCTGACCGACCCGGACCAGGCGCTGTTCCTGCTGGTCCTGGTCTCCCTGTGGAGCGGCGTCGGCTTCTGCGTGGTGATCTACCTCGCGGCGCTCCAGGACGTGCCCCCCGAACTGGTGGAGTCCGCGCGGCTGGACGGCGCCGGGAGGCTGCGGATGCTGTGGCACATCACCCTGCCCGCCCTGACCCCGGTGAGCGTCTTCCTGCTGCTGTGGCAGTTCATCACCGCGTTGCAGGTCTTCGACCTGGTCTATGTGACGACCAAGGGCGGTCCGCTGGGGTCGACCACCGTCGTCGTCTACTTCGTCTGGGAGCAGGCGTTCCAGATGTTCACCGCCGGGTACGGTGCCGCCGCGGCGTACGTCCTGGCGGTCGCCCTGCTGCTGGCGGGTGCCGTCCTCCACCTCTACCGGCGGCGCCATGCCCGCGCCACGGGGCAAGGAGCCGTCCGATGA
- a CDS encoding 3-hydroxybutyryl-CoA dehydrogenase: protein MDIARVGVVGCGQMGAGIAEVCARSGLDVMVAETTGEALELGRTRLTNSLGKAAERGKITVAERDAALGRLNFTTDLGEFADRDLVIEAVVENEQVKTEIFQVLDQVVSRPDAILASNTSSIPLVKLAVATSRPDQVIGIHFFNPAPVQKLVELIPALTTGEETIKRAEMLVQNVLGKHAIRAQDRSGFVVNALLIPYLLSAIRMFESGIASREDIDNGMEMGCAHPMGPLKLSDLIGLDTVASVADSMYHEYKEALYAAPPLLQRMVDAGRLGRKTGSGFYTY from the coding sequence GTGGACATTGCACGCGTCGGGGTGGTGGGCTGCGGCCAGATGGGCGCGGGCATCGCCGAGGTCTGCGCACGCTCCGGCCTGGACGTCATGGTCGCCGAGACCACCGGCGAGGCGCTGGAACTGGGCCGCACCCGCCTGACCAACTCGCTCGGCAAGGCCGCCGAGCGCGGCAAGATCACCGTCGCGGAGCGCGACGCGGCGCTCGGCCGGCTCAACTTCACCACCGACCTCGGCGAGTTCGCCGACCGCGACCTCGTCATCGAGGCGGTCGTGGAGAACGAGCAGGTCAAGACGGAGATCTTCCAGGTTCTCGACCAGGTGGTCAGCCGCCCCGACGCCATCCTGGCGTCGAACACCTCATCGATCCCGCTGGTGAAGCTGGCCGTGGCGACCTCGCGCCCGGACCAGGTCATCGGCATCCACTTCTTCAACCCGGCACCGGTGCAAAAGCTCGTCGAGCTGATCCCCGCGCTGACCACCGGGGAGGAGACCATCAAGCGCGCCGAGATGCTGGTCCAGAATGTCCTGGGCAAGCACGCCATCCGCGCCCAGGACCGCTCCGGCTTCGTCGTCAACGCGCTCCTGATCCCCTACCTGCTCTCCGCCATCCGGATGTTCGAATCGGGCATCGCCAGCCGCGAGGACATCGACAACGGCATGGAAATGGGCTGTGCCCACCCCATGGGCCCGCTCAAGCTCTCCGACCTCATCGGCCTGGACACGGTCGCCTCGGTCGCCGACTCGATGTACCACGAGTACAAGGAAGCCCTGTACGCCGCCCCGCCCCTCCTCCAGCGCATGGTCGACGCCGGCCGTCTCGGCCGCAAGACCGGCTCCGGCTTCTACACGTACTGA
- a CDS encoding family 10 glycosylhydrolase, translating to MRRITLSRRAFAVTALGAAVALPGAGPAGEAMARESGTKRASNNGRQEFRGMWLATVANRDWPSKAGLPSGRQRSELIAFLDKAVADRLNTVVFQVRPTADALWPSPYEPWSQYLTGTQGKDPGWDPLGFAVREAHRRGLELHAWFNPYRIANHTDPSKLVPSHPARKHPQWVVPYGGKLYYNPGLPEVRHFVQDAILDAVERYAVDGVHFDDYFYPYPVAGQTFDDDAAYRAHGGGFPDRAAWRRDNIDRLVRETAYRVHRTRPKARFGVSPFAIWRNRATDPAGSDTRAGVQTYDDLYADTRKWVREQWIDYIVPQVYWHIGFAAADYAKLVPWWADVVNGTRVHLCIGEALYKAGAAGQPPQWQDRAELSRHLTFARRYPQVHGHIFFSAKEVAEDPAGAMARVVADHYRHPARPPR from the coding sequence ATGAGACGGATCACACTGAGCCGCAGAGCGTTCGCCGTGACGGCACTGGGCGCGGCCGTCGCGCTGCCGGGTGCGGGCCCGGCGGGCGAGGCGATGGCCCGGGAAAGCGGGACAAAGCGGGCTTCCAACAACGGGCGGCAGGAGTTCCGGGGGATGTGGCTGGCGACGGTGGCCAACCGGGACTGGCCCTCCAAGGCCGGGCTGCCGTCCGGGCGGCAGCGCTCCGAGCTGATCGCCTTCCTCGACAAGGCCGTCGCGGACCGGCTCAACACGGTGGTCTTCCAGGTGCGGCCCACCGCGGACGCGCTGTGGCCCTCCCCGTACGAGCCCTGGTCGCAGTACCTGACCGGTACGCAGGGCAAGGACCCCGGCTGGGACCCGCTGGGCTTCGCGGTGCGCGAGGCCCACCGGCGGGGGCTGGAACTGCACGCCTGGTTCAACCCCTACCGCATCGCCAACCACACCGACCCCTCGAAGCTGGTCCCCTCCCACCCCGCGCGCAAGCACCCCCAGTGGGTGGTGCCGTACGGCGGCAAGCTCTACTACAACCCCGGGCTGCCGGAGGTACGGCACTTCGTCCAGGACGCGATCCTCGACGCGGTGGAGCGGTACGCCGTCGACGGCGTCCACTTCGACGACTACTTCTACCCGTACCCCGTGGCGGGGCAGACCTTCGACGACGACGCCGCGTACCGGGCGCACGGCGGCGGATTCCCCGACCGCGCGGCCTGGCGCCGGGACAACATCGACCGGCTGGTGCGGGAGACCGCCTACCGGGTGCACCGGACGCGCCCCAAGGCCCGCTTCGGGGTGAGCCCGTTCGCCATATGGCGCAATCGCGCCACCGATCCGGCCGGTTCCGACACCCGCGCCGGGGTGCAGACCTACGACGACCTGTACGCCGACACCCGCAAGTGGGTGCGGGAGCAGTGGATCGACTACATCGTGCCCCAGGTGTACTGGCACATCGGTTTCGCCGCCGCCGACTACGCCAAGCTCGTGCCGTGGTGGGCGGACGTCGTCAACGGCACCCGCGTCCATCTGTGCATCGGCGAGGCGCTGTACAAGGCGGGGGCGGCCGGCCAGCCGCCGCAGTGGCAGGACCGCGCGGAACTCTCCCGCCACCTCACCTTCGCCCGGCGCTACCCGCAGGTGCACGGTCACATCTTCTTCTCGGCGAAGGAGGTCGCCGAGGACCCGGCCGGAGCCATGGCCCGGGTCGTGGCCGACCACTACCGTCACCCGGCGCGCCCGCCGCGCTGA
- a CDS encoding carbohydrate ABC transporter permease, giving the protein MTAPVALRDASRVPARPGRRAGGRRRLPFSAWHLLLAPLSLGFALPLVWLVLSSVMSNAEINRFPPALWPKEIDLAGYRYVLNNAMFPRWFANSFLVAGTAVLSNLVLGSLGGYAFARMRFAGSRLLLGLMLATMVIPFQLTMIPTFLVMKRLGLIDTLGALIVPSLVTPFAVFLFRQFFLSLPRELEEAAWIDGCSRLRVLYSVVLPLARPALATVAVLTFLTTWNDLTWPLIAINHDTQYTLQLGLTTFQGQHHNEWSAIMAGNVITVLPVLVAFLFAQRTFIQSLTSSGLKG; this is encoded by the coding sequence ATGACCGCGCCCGTGGCCCTGCGTGACGCCTCCCGCGTGCCCGCCCGTCCGGGCCGGCGTGCGGGCGGGCGGCGCCGGCTGCCGTTCAGCGCCTGGCACCTGCTGCTGGCCCCGCTGTCGCTGGGGTTCGCGCTGCCGCTGGTCTGGCTGGTGCTCAGCTCGGTGATGAGCAACGCGGAGATCAACCGGTTCCCGCCCGCGCTGTGGCCGAAGGAGATCGATCTGGCCGGGTACCGCTACGTGCTCAACAACGCGATGTTCCCTCGCTGGTTCGCCAACTCCTTTCTCGTCGCGGGCACGGCGGTGCTCTCCAACCTGGTGCTGGGATCGCTGGGCGGTTACGCCTTCGCCCGGATGCGGTTCGCCGGGTCCCGGCTGCTGCTCGGGCTGATGCTGGCGACCATGGTCATCCCCTTCCAGCTCACCATGATCCCGACGTTCCTGGTGATGAAGCGGCTGGGGCTGATCGACACCCTGGGCGCGCTGATCGTGCCGTCCCTGGTCACCCCGTTCGCCGTCTTCCTCTTCCGGCAGTTCTTCCTGTCGCTGCCCAGGGAGCTGGAGGAGGCCGCGTGGATCGACGGCTGCTCCCGGCTGCGGGTGCTGTACTCCGTCGTGCTGCCGCTGGCCCGGCCCGCGCTGGCCACCGTCGCGGTCCTGACCTTCCTGACCACCTGGAACGATCTGACCTGGCCGCTCATCGCGATCAACCACGACACCCAGTACACCCTCCAGCTCGGGCTGACGACCTTTCAGGGCCAGCACCACAACGAGTGGTCGGCGATCATGGCGGGCAACGTCATCACCGTGCTCCCGGTCCTGGTGGCCTTCCTGTTCGCCCAGCGGACCTTCATCCAGTCCCTGACGTCCAGCGGGCTCAAGGGGTAG
- a CDS encoding sugar kinase, with product MSHRSRETDVLVIGDANPDVVLGPVPHPLHYGQREQLVASADLTVGGSAAITACGAARLGLRVAFAGRVGDDAAGRFVRTALADRGVDVTALATDPGLPTPLTAVLTRDGDRAVLTAPGCLAATGPGDVPAALLAGSRHVHAASYFLMPRLAQGLAGLFERAREHGATTSLDTNDDPSRRWDTGALAPVLKATGILLPNAAEARALAGDGTRDALPDGTGNTARDTAADEAGIPSQDLVAAAGRLARFGPLVVVKDGANGALAHDGAAALAVPAVPAAPVDTVGAGDSFDAGFLAAVLGGMTTYEALRFAAACGALSTRAPGGTAAQPTWDEARAAAAPTPGSPR from the coding sequence GTGTCCCACCGGTCCCGTGAGACAGACGTACTCGTCATCGGCGACGCCAATCCCGATGTCGTCCTGGGGCCCGTCCCCCATCCCCTGCACTACGGGCAGCGCGAGCAACTGGTCGCCTCGGCGGACCTGACGGTCGGCGGCTCGGCCGCGATCACCGCCTGCGGGGCGGCGCGGCTGGGCCTGCGGGTGGCGTTCGCGGGCCGGGTCGGCGACGACGCCGCGGGCCGCTTCGTCCGTACGGCCCTGGCCGACCGGGGTGTCGACGTCACCGCCCTGGCCACCGACCCGGGCCTGCCCACCCCGCTCACCGCGGTCCTCACCCGTGACGGCGACCGGGCCGTCCTCACCGCGCCCGGCTGCCTGGCCGCCACCGGTCCCGGGGACGTACCGGCCGCGCTGCTGGCCGGCAGCCGGCATGTCCACGCAGCGTCCTACTTCCTGATGCCGCGGCTGGCACAGGGGCTGGCCGGGCTGTTCGAGCGGGCCCGTGAGCACGGCGCGACCACCTCGCTGGACACCAACGACGACCCGTCGCGGCGGTGGGACACCGGGGCGCTGGCGCCGGTGCTGAAGGCCACCGGCATCCTGCTGCCGAACGCCGCCGAGGCGCGGGCCCTGGCGGGTGACGGAACGCGGGACGCGCTACCGGACGGGACAGGGAACACGGCGCGGGACACGGCAGCGGACGAGGCGGGCATACCCTCCCAGGACCTGGTCGCCGCGGCCGGCCGACTGGCCCGGTTCGGCCCGCTGGTCGTCGTCAAGGACGGCGCGAACGGCGCACTGGCGCACGACGGGGCCGCGGCCCTGGCGGTACCGGCGGTGCCCGCGGCGCCGGTGGACACCGTCGGCGCCGGCGACAGCTTCGACGCCGGGTTCCTCGCCGCGGTGCTGGGCGGCATGACCACGTACGAAGCACTGCGTTTCGCCGCGGCCTGCGGCGCCCTGTCCACCCGAGCCCCCGGCGGCACCGCGGCCCAGCCCACCTGGGACGAGGCCCGGGCCGCCGCCGCCCCGACCCCAGGGAGTCCCCGATGA